One region of Eupeodes corollae chromosome 1, idEupCoro1.1, whole genome shotgun sequence genomic DNA includes:
- the LOC129939676 gene encoding U3 small nucleolar RNA-associated protein 25 homolog: protein MRKQRKNYSRNKGKKPNYNANKTNSKSNKTSINKRSKNFRFIQRSKEAEEQQRQHKIIEDKYKKQTLGSVETDDDDDTNANDVEEENVYEALLSTLNKNGKKNKHIESSSDEDENTSNEEDGNDEMEDEELTEGEPVGTDYETDSYDEAEEEIAQEKESNDDDEEVELDEFEEEEEELEEEEELEEEEELEQEEDEEVKDTKKEADDENSSRNLDEQSSVDPFSEHFDYELSPQHVENLLAKPSPVNKSELNWPKLGRLLVEISQSGREKIDETPHKKKKILLDDEQFASEGCEPQILSLNEPNLEKYGIKQQLCKNIAKANSINIGTDSGRVLTKMQIEILSIISKYQDLSLPLRTLENAEEIRFIFSLHSLNHMLKTRTKILHHNAKLKMAAENKKSTTIIPDSYQDQGLVRPKVLIIVPFRDSAYRVVNHYIELLYGDKSEKAKTDGTVINYKRFMEEYTGDTLYFPKTNPKPEDYEKTFAGNTDDNFKIGISLTKKCIKLYTEFYSSDILIASPLGLRMVVGAAGDAERDYDFLTSIEVLVLDQAELFLAQNWEHLSHVLDHMHLQPQSTRNTDFSRVRPWCLNGLSRFYRQTLLCTSHELPEFRSLFSSKCNNYRGKVRVVNPIEDGSIRNVFVQIPQVFHKIDVESIESSFDKRFKYFVNEILPKFKGPSFAHCMIYVPSYFDYVRLRNYFKTETLNFVQICEYTKDAKIARARDMFFHSAAHFLLYSERAHFFRRTRIKGIRHLIFYQPPCWPHLYPELINLLQESYQNPRDGLENSMSVTVLYSKYDILQVSNLIGSERAGKLLRSNKITHVFQAGD, encoded by the exons atgcgaaaacaaagaaaaaactattCTCGCAACAAAGGCAAAAAGCCAAACTACaatgcaaataaaacaaattccaaaagCAACAAAACTTCGATCAACAAACGGAGTAAAAACTTTCGTTTCATACAACGGAGCAAAGAAGCTGAAGAACAACAGAGGCAGCACAAAATCATCGaggataaatataaaaaacaaacattagggTCGGTGGaaactgatgatgatgacgatacTAATGCAAATGATGTAGAGGAGGAAAACGTATACGAAGCTTTACTATCTACTCTTAACAAAAATG gAAAAAAGAACAAGCATATTGAAAGCTCATCCGATGAAGATGAAAACACATCAAACGAGGAGGATGGAAATGATGAAATGGAGGATGAAGAACTAACAGAAGGAGAACCCGTTGGCACTGACTATGAGACGGATAGTTATGACGAAGCGGAAGAAGAAATTGCTCAAGAAAAGGAATCgaatgatgatgacgaagaaGTAGAATTAGATGAATtcgaagaggaagaagaagaactagaagaagaagaagaattagaagaggaagaagaactagaacaagaagaagatgaagaagtaaaagatacaaaaaaggaAGCAGACGATGAAAATTCAAGCCGCAACTTAGACGAACAAAGTTCTGTTGATCCTTTCTCGGAACATTTCGACTATGAATTATCACCACAACATGTAGAAAATCTTTTAGCAAAACCAAGTCCAGTTAATAAATCAGAATTAAACTGGCCAAAATTAGGTAGATTACTTGTTGAAATATCCCAATCGGGAAGGGAAAAAATTGATGAGACTcctcataaaaagaaaaaaattcttctcgACGATGAGCAATTTGCAAGCGAAGGTTGCGAGCCGCAAATATTGTCTCTTAATGAAcctaatttagaaaaatatggaATCAAACAGCAACTATGTAAAAATATAGCAAAGGCGAACAGCATAAATATTGGAACAGACTCTGGTAGGGTTCTCACAAAAATGCAAATCGAAATTCTATCGATTATTTCAAAGTATCAAGACTTGTCGCTGCCACTTCGAACACTAGAAAATGCAGAAGAAATCCGCTTTATATTTTCCCTTCACTCACTGAATCATATGCTAAAAACTCGTACAAAAATATTACATCACAAtgctaaattaaaaatggcagcagaaaataaaaagtcaacaaCAATAATACCGGATTCATATCAAGATCAAGGATTAGTAAGGcctaaagttttaataattgtgCCTTTTCGGGATTCAGCTTATAGAGTGGTTAATCATTATATAGAACTACTGTACGGTGATAAATCAG AGAAAGCAAAAACCGATGGAACTGTTATTAACTATAAGCGATTTATGGAAGAATACACAGGAGACACACTTTATTTCCCAAAAACAAACCCCAAACCTGAAGACTACGAAAAGACATTCGCTGGCAACACAGATGATAATTTCAAAATAGGAATTTCTCTAACAAAGAAATGCATCAAGCTCTATACCGAATTTTATTCGTCTGACATACTGATTGCCTCACCATTAGGATTAAGGATGGTTGTGGGAGCAGCTGGGGATGCGGAACGTGACTATGATTTCCTAACATCAATTGAAGTGCTTGTTCTTGATCAAGCCGAATTATTTTTAGCCCAAAATTGGGAACATTTATCCCATGTTCTCGATCATATGCATCTTCAACCGCAATCAACACGAAACACAGACTTTTCCCGAGTTCGACCGTGGTGTTTAAACGGTTTGAGTAGATTTTACAGACAAACACTCTTGTGTACCTCTCACGAACTGCCCGAGTTCCGTTCGTTATTTAGTAGCAAATGCAACAACTATCGTGGAAAAGTACGAGTTGTCAATCCAATAGAAGATGGTTCAATTCGAAATGTATTCGTTCAAATACCGCAGGTATTTCACAAAATAGATGTAGAATCAATTGAGAGTTCGTTTGATAaacgttttaaatattttgtcaatgAAATTTTACCGAAATTCAAAGGTCCATCATTTGCCCATTGCATGATCTATGTCCCAAGTTACTTCGACTACGTTCGACTGAGGAATTATTTCAAAACAGAAACACTAAATTTCGTGCAGATCTGCGAGTATACCAAAGATGCAAAAATTGCAAGAGCACGTGACATGTTCTTCCACAGTGCTGCTCATTTTCTACTCTACTCAGAACGAGCTCACTTTTTTAGACGGACGCGAATAAAAGGGATtcgtcatttaattttttaccaacctCCATGTTGGCCGCATTTATATCCCGAGTTGATCAATCTGCTGCAAGAGAGCTATCAGAATCCTCGTGATGGACTTGAAAATTCAATGAGTGTAACGGTTTTGTATTCTAAATACGACATATTACAAGTATCCAATCTAATTGGTTCGGAAAGAGCAGGTAAATTATTGCGGTCTAACAAAATAACTCATGTCTTCCAGGCTGGTGATtag
- the LOC129941560 gene encoding signal recognition particle 14 kDa protein, giving the protein MVLLDNSSFIIKLEKFAVSAKNDSSFKVTFKRFNGHNKPVPREGKPPLPEPKKYQCLIRAQTKSKKLSTVVKQEDVPKMMTMYAQFMRSNMDGLKRVKKIKSKAKAAKG; this is encoded by the exons atggttttgctGGACAACTCTTCG tttattattaaacttgaaaaattcgCAGTCTCTGCCAAAAATGATTCCTCTTTTAAGGTAACTTTCAAGCGAT TTAATGGTCACAACAAACCAGTACCTAGAGAAGGGAAACCTCCACTGCCAGAACCTAAAAAATATCAGTGCCTGATCAGAGCTCAAACGAAGTCGAAAAAG ttaTCCACCGTCGTGAAACAGGAAGATGTCCCTAAAATGATGACGATGTATGCCCAATTTATGCGAAGCAATATGGATGGTCTGAAGcgagtgaaaaaaattaaaagcaaggCGAAGGCTGCTAAAGGTTAA